The DNA window gataaatgtttcactcaatttttagctgcttttaaagatatcttaccatttgccaactgctttccggaatctacttatgaagtgaaaaaaacgttaaattctataggattgaagtatgaaaaaattcatgcatgtccgaacgattgcattttatatcgtaaggaatatgcagacatgaattattgcccgacttgcggtttatcccgccataaagtaaacaagagtaaggagaataggaaacttatcccccaaaaagtgatgtggtacatgcctttgattccgcgactgaaacgattatatcgtagtgcagaacattctgaaaatttgatttggcatgagaccaagagagtgaaagatggaaaacttagacatcctgcagattcccaagcttggaaaaaagtGAACTACATAAACCCTGAATTCAAATCTGaaccaagacacattcgtctcggtctgtctgcggatggatcagggcaaaagagtggccctcgaagttaatgataaaggtcaatactgtggaaaaagctacgcgaagctcgtatccactctgggagtcagatgtcggcagacaatagggttggcttataaaaattggaaagaagtcaaccagactctgaaaaataaagtttggaaagacattcaggtaagctattatttgttagaattttgatttgtttttctattactccaaatgttgactctaaccgtgtttgttttccttcaaaatagacggggttcattgtgccggacaccttcaaacatgattgtctcatcctagctgggaagttaatgaaagacttcaagaataggatgacaaaagacatcataatgcccgcgttgaaagagaatgatcttggacgactggcacaagtccctgaaaagcacccggagatcgacgctgctgattggtgcaaatttgttgaaagtagactaactcctgaatttctggtacgctaattatattaacactaagataaactcttaaatacaagtacatgtatctaatgtatttttttggcattgtaggaattgagtaaggtgcaacgtgaacgttcctcaaaaattcaatccagacatcgaagtggtcggagtgggatggtgaacgtacgggaagctgtggtaagtaatactaaaaatttaatgtgctataatgtgctatacaatttaattggtactcatttcattgttataacgttatgtagaaaaaggacctcgaagttgcagatcctccccgccaccgtgtttggattaaatctcgcaccaagagtagaaaacttgtcactgattacgacaaggaaattgccgagaagatagtaagtatatattaattcatatactaattgcttgaatatataattcaattagagttagtgtatataattcatatactaattgcttgaatatatgcgtgcattaggctcaattagaggagaagcttagtcagggacaaattcaggtccagggccaaaacgatatcctcaCGCGGGCGCTCGGGACACCGCAGCATCCCGGACGTGTCGGGGCCGCCGGGTATGCCattacttcaaatgttatttatttagttacacaaatgaaatcgttgctaatttgcattttatgatttgtaggttcctgaccagggcatctcaactgttcggcaggaagaaaagggaagtgtctgatgttgtggctcggcaagcgaaggagattgaacaattaaaagccgaagtccaatcccttaagcagcagaggaacgctgccgaacaagaggaagaaggagaggtggctggtgaggcgtatgttccacaaccatacgctcctcaggatgaggtacaaccacaaatttatgctgaggagttcatttccctcaacgaccaaggtatcctatacaattttgatgaccatgcggcccttaatcagcaagtacatctctgctctgacaacatcgacaatattgtggcccgagggtatttgtacgagcatgtgggtaagatcaaagttcactgccaggattacgatgattcacatgctcggatcatggtttcggaaatcctgcaagaggacgctgaaatcccagtcccaCTTGAAGAGttcagatatgttagggacgtgtaccagatgttccttccttggcctaaacacttaattttaacaaccgaggtaacttctcaactgaaattaattattaatgattagtggagtttgaatatcttcaatattcatccgtagtgaagtaggttctgcgaatatatgtcctgcggtgggatggatgaacaaactactgttatatatgtgttatttgtcgttatacagccatgttcaaaatttttgggatcattcaattacaaccgttatgctgccgaaatttcggtagaaattagataaaatttgatatatatatatattatgttctgttttgtttagggtccactcgctcaaccgccctcaagacgtgatgcgtcaaaggggaaagctccgatgctttctccacaaagccgtggtgcacgggaagatgagttgttcacggaagagaagatggcgttgatccctaattcgctgaaatggatgattcatgaattcctaaggctcaaagataaacgtgatataatcacaatttctgtcccccgaggattcattgcaccgcgtacccagatcattttatctggagaggatttgcagcaggttgctacgtgtaactacatcggcaaccagggaatgctgtttggaatgatgtatactcttctttaatctaattaaccttatatcaaattatagttaaattattataaggcactaacacttttttttggcaggcacatatgggagagcatcaacggtctgagaaaaattttcaagttttacgaccccgAGCTTCTCACAAAGGTAATGGGATCGGCGATGAAGAACGTAGTCGatcttttgacgatgcggcaagacgattggctaattggttatcattaatgaacagcaaccaccaaatgttctttattccttggaatatcgggtaaactttattaaattctttagtgctaattgttcatttctatattatgtcttcaaattatttttatactatcttacttatattccaatataattttctaggatgcattggacgctagtggtggttgcgccaaagaaaattatccatttaaaccctctaaaaggccgcccaattcccgaagaaatagaacaaatgatcggaaggtaattatttaatgacttcttatgtaacgaatttaaattaactaacgaattgaaatgctaatataatttttccaaacagggcattcatgtatataggggacgcacatcagtatcttggcccgtggcaaggaattgCACAAGCAaattgtccaagacaacctaaaagccaagaatgcggtttttatgttttgaaatatatgactgacatcgtcgcacgtgccaaccccaaccgttacatagaagatcaaaaagctgtaagttttaattattgatcatagtatataaattttataataacaaatatataatatacatatacataaactaatataaatttttaatttttttaacagtttgggggtaagaagcaatacgatccaaaaacagaaattttaccactacagcgaaagtggatcgaacaattgatggcggtgattcacggtgacgattgaggttcaaaggtcgaagaatttttcttcattatgtaatttttatagattaacttgtaattagatttattaacttattaatatttttaactaattttacatgtttgtgtaatatttaattatttttatgaaatcaaattatgtttttacccaaatttaattactaattaatttaaaatgtaattaatatataattaaattaaataaatatgtaatttaaattaaataaatatgtatataaattaataaatataaaattaaaataatataattaaattaaaaaaaaaatcgaaaaactgAAATTCGCGAGACCCTTTACCGTCGGTTGCTACgccacctatggcgtcggttttttgataggaaccgacgccatagggacccctatggcgtcggttcttagctaagaaccgacgccataggggtatatatggcgtcggttcaaaTAAAcactttagcgtcgccctgataggCGTCGGTtgcgaatttcgcgaaaaccgacgcctaaagggcttaaaaaccgcctctaaagggtgtttttgtagtagtgacataaaatttaatcataGCGTCAGTttagtttatatatacatatgtaggGATATGATTTGTTTCGTTATTATACTTTCACGAATTGTAATTcgtgatgtacggcagccgtcagatgagagaattatttgatctgacggctaAGATTGATCTAgagataattagggttaaaaagtaaaaacgtaCTCGGACACTtatttaatgtaccctgagactcATACAAAATTATATCccatatgtaatatataaacatatattctgtttcaaacaaaaatatatatatatatatatactaggtgattgttacgtgccaagccacgtagtgttagttttatttaatattttagttttttatttgaattaataattaaaatagtataattatttgaacgatttgttttataaaaataaaatatgtgtcagtatatttagtaagtaaaatatagttgtgttataataatgtatgttattaatagtaaaatgtacattaatcttctaattgaaaaaaagttctattatctcatttcatatctaataatagctacacaactatatatttatagactttcacattctttgcaaattactaataagcaccaataatattttcatattctaatatttttcaaccttctcctcttggtggtaaaattaaaaataaaactaaaaataagcacaaacatataaggtaaatactaattacagcccattttatcttttttttttattattatttttttaagtccaagcccaaaaatctctaagccaacacaatcaatcttcttttatattatcttttctaaatattttatctatatttttcttttttaaaaaataaataaaaaaattattaatattctcccaagataggtttgttagagagatatgtggctaagatgatttttttaatttaaaaagagattattaatatttaaaagattgtttatttaaaagattgtttaattttttgggtttaattattgggtttattttttaacgggagatcaaacctaatcgttaaatttaacagaatattctgttaaaccaagaatgttaaaccaagaaatgccgttagataggcacttttaatatttaAGAAAGGGACAGTTTCCTTGATTTTATGAGTTGAGTTGCATGAGACTCCACCAAATGTTGTGTATGACTCGTTATGAAAATGACCATATTGTACACGTAGCCACACAAATTAATGTGACATTGATCCTCAActtgcatttatttatttattttaaaagaaaaccaatgaataatattaagttCTTCTACAATCCACCTCTTAAAATAGATTCATCGATGCacttaaaaatgacacaataatgacctactacaaagtgtacacttatattcattttatttattgagaatcaaaacttcaatcttcttcactagattagccaaacacacacaatatttggacataaacacatgacacaatattataactcaaactcaaaaaCACTTAGTCGAAACTTGAATAAATAATGCtactcttttaagttttaagactGTATATGACTAGGCATTTTTGGTTATTGTATTATCATTGTTGTTATATAGTtgatcatttttagatttttgatgtgaaatttCGTATTGTGAGTTTTTTAGAGTTTCTAATACTTCAATAagtaatagatttatataattatacttggaataaattttgataatgttgtttggtggattcttattttgttattaggtaacaaaatattattattcattaggtctgtcacaattattaagtgagaatgaatcaatttaaaaaccttTCACTATATTGGAAGgtgagattgattttaatatgagcttaattatattttttattttgtatatctattGTTTTGTTTGAAAATAGGTGAATAAATGACTATACTATATACAATAATTAAGGACATCACTCCAACTACAAAAAGTTAgaagaataaaatgagagtttagaaaaatttgaaaagcggACAAATAAGAGTTCACCACTCAAATATCAAAAGCTTAATGTTAGTAgacaaaaaagtatacaatcagttaatttactgttgaaattgtccatactctactaataaatgctatattttctgAATTTTGCTTGTACATGCGttgcaacaaattattatttcataaatataattttttttccttaaaaatgaaAACAGTGTGATGATGttgaacctaataactaataatatattttttttaatttttaattgtattactttttaataacgtaaaaaaaaactagcataaaatttagtatacgtgcctcgcacgtaattttttgctagtatatatatatatatatatatatatatatataaacatatatttgtatattaaaAGGAAAAGGAAATTTAAGAAAGGGACAGTTTCCTTGATTTTATGAGTTGAGTTGCATGAGACTCCACCAAATGTTGTGTATGACTCGTTATGAAAATGACCATATTGTACACGTAGCCACACAAATTAATGTGACATTGATCCTCAActtgcatttatttatttattttaaaaaaaaaaaccaatgaataatattaagttCTTCTACAATTCACCTCTTAAAATAGATTCATCGATGCACTTATACTTGTTTTAGCATTCAGAAAAAATTttaactctattttttttttcataattgtaTACGTTATAgttgtttaaaatattttgcaaacttcaagaaatttaaaataatttatagagaGGTGTTAAAACAATTTATTTCATACGTGTATAAAATGAAAGAATCACGCGTAGCTAAACAGTTTAAACCTTATTTCACtgtgaaaatattatatttcgAATAATATTATTAACAAAGCTTATACTATAGCACATACAATTTAGTAGTGTAAAAAATTGATGGATgctaattattcaaaaaataataaaaggatGGAcacgtttttattttttgaccTCAAATAATTCTAAGGTCTTGTAAATTCCTCATGATATCTTGACCAATTGATTGCCAACCCAAGAACAGTACACAACAAACGACACTCCTCTTTTTGTTGGAAAGTAAAATGGCCTAACATATGCTATACTAAAAACAATAAAGATTTAAGGATTCTTTAaagttaataaataaaatggtTTTTTCACACGTCGCCATAAACTTTCGAGTCATCGCATGAAGTAGAGTCCTGTTTTCTATATATTTGTAGACAAGTTCTAGTGGTGCAATAATTTAGTAAAGTTTTCTTAAAATTatgtttccttttttttttcttaaagagATAGAGAGTGAGTTAAAGTACCTATAAAGACCGCACATAAGAGCATATTATAATGCGTGGTTATTTTTCAATTCAGTTTTGATATTGTTTGCTTGGAGGTTATTAAACAATATTTACAAGGAGGTACCAAACTAAACTAAATATATTTtgcaaatatttttcttttctgctgTATATTTGTACTAGTAAATATATCGCATTTCGTGTGTgattgtatttttattaaattctgttaagaagttaattattttacaattatACAGTTAGGTtggttggttttttttttccccACTAGTATTTCGTGTATATAAGAGCTCCAATGCCATTGTAACAGTTTAACAAaacaatatcaataaaatactTTGTTTTTCGTTCTAATATGGTATTAGATGAAACAAAGTGAAGCTCCAAGAAATCAATTGTAGCTTCAAGAATTCAACAATGGTGAGAACAAGAGCTACTACCTCTGCTACCACCACTATTCCCGTGGTCGATGCCACCATAGAACAACCACCATCTCACACTTCCGCAGAAACTCAAACACATACTAATCCTTTACCATCTCAGGCTTCTATCGATCCTCCCAGACGTTCTGATTCTCTGTTTTAGGTTCCTCGTGTAATTCCAGCAGATTGTCCTGCCTATGAAGATGTCACATCTCCATATCATCTCAGCAATGCAGATCACCTAGGCTTAGCTCTCGCAACCCCTGTTCTTACGAATCGAAATTTCCAGCAATGGAAACGTGACTTCAAGCTCTCCATTGGGGCCATAAACAAAATACCATTTCTTGAAGGCACTCTCTCTCAACCTCCCCGTAATGATTCTCTCTTTAGTTCTTGGGTCTGATGCAGTTAGATGGTGTGTCTTGGATTCTCTATTCTGTATCACCTGAAATAAAAAGTAGTATAATGTATCTTGATACTGCATCTGAGATGTGGACAGTCCTAAACAATAGATTCAATCAAGGCAATGGTCTAAGAATCTTTGAATTAATGAAACTCTTACCTATCTTCATCAAGGTGATGATTATGTTAGTGTCTATTTCACCAAACTTACGACTGTGTGGGATAAAATAAATCAACTTAGGCCTCGCATTTCCTGTACATGGACAATTGTAACACAAAATCATATGCTCAACTTAACCATAATCAAGTACTCCAATTCCTAAAAGGGCTCAATGAATCCTTTCACGCAGTACGTGATCAAATTCTTCTCATTAATCACTGCCCTCATCTTAATAAGGTTTTCTCCACAATCATTCATCAAGAACAACAAAGAACCTTGGAAAATCGTAATATACCTCCCCTAGTAGCTGCTGCTACAACTCCCACCACAACTCCTGATCCCAATCCTATGGCAAACCAGGCATCAAAGAATAAAAGTCCTCATCCCCACTGTACACACTATTAAAAACCAAGCCTCTATAATGACACATGCTACGTCTTGCATGATTTTCCACCTAGTTAATAAATCTTaagtataaattttcattttaaaataaatttctatagaattacttaatttaagtagatttaaaattaataaataaatttctacccaaataataaatttttcaatataattaaCACTTTAGTatcttgaaaattaattatcaaaattaactTTCAATACTTAAGTatcaaaataaatgtttataaaaaaaattatgaacttAAGTGGTTCTAAAATTAATCGACATCTTAAGGATCATTTTTCTATCTATTTATTTTGATATCGAtatattcatttaattaaaattattaatttagataaatttaattataaattttaatttaatatttataaaattataacttaatgtaaaaataaataaaatttatttttcatccttagtattaaatttcaataaatattatgaaaattaattaatttaaaaaattaattaaaattaatttttaaatcaaattaattttctataaatatatttaattaattttgaaaaaagtttaatatatttaaaaatgaatacataatttttcaattttttaattaaaataaaattaaattaaattctaatttatgtaAGTCTAAAATTAACTAACATTTTATTTTCGACATATAAacaattttccatttaattaaatgtcaaaattattcaatattaaagtatcttgaattttaaaagagaaattcaacttaaatattaattttttatctaattaaatacttagaaaaatacaaacatgtttacttaaaaattaattatccaGAATTATTTCTTAAACTAAGTGTATACTTctctaaattaatttaaaaataatctattgaaaaattaatttcaaatatttttagaattaattatgtttctaataaaattttattaggttaaactaatgtaATTAGCCTAATACAGGCATTTAAACAAGAAAAGTGGGTCTTCACAATTATGATTGTTCATATGAGAGAGagctgagttcagtatgtcgttgCTATTATTATGACCtgctaactctcacacaatgcCCAAAAGAAAAGAATTTAACCTTTATTTAAATTTCTGTTATTCATTGactaggcccaattagaattgggccTAGATATAATCTATCAACGTGATCCAATTTAATAAACAACGTAatctattttaattatcaaGATTTTTTATATGATTCTAAGCCCAAAATAAATAAAGGCTCACATATACTACAAGATTTGGATGGACCTAACATGTTTCTAAGTTATGCCACAGATGAAGGAAAGATTACAAATTCACCTAACTtgcaaattatttaatttttttttattaacaatTGTCTGTGATGAATTTGAACTATAGAATCCATTAAAAAGTTAATTACAACTATTTAGACCAAattaaataataggttttacaaaaatatttgcaataaataatttaaaataaaaccacATATTAGGAAAGTTTGTTAATTATGCAATTTGatttaaatgaataaaatatatgtatataatattaaaaatttggttataaataattaaaatatctatccaaaaatatttttttatattttaatgatattttatttccttaaatttcTATTAAgattaaaatgataaaatatattatttaggaaaaatagatatttctttatcattttaattaaacttaaaatttaaacaaatatcTCACTAATTTTCAAATCTTAAGTTGTAAATCAATGTGAAAATCTATCCAAAATTTAGTGATTTATAAATCAAAACTTtcctttaataatatttattttctaaaatgagaaaataagagaaaaaaatatatttccttttatcatcttcaatcttaaaattttaaataaataaaatcaatagctatcttattttaaaatgtcGAGGTTCAATTAAtcttatcttttcaaattaaaatatctaagaagataatttcaattataataattaaagtttaaaaagaaatttcaaatttttatatattttatatttaaaaaatatgatcttatcatttaatattaaagataatattaaatatactaCAATGTACTAGTCAAATGATGCATCTAAAAGTGTGGCCAGACAGCAAGATCACTTTTATATCACATTTTTCTGTGCATTTAATGATGAGGAAGGGAGAAGGGATTTATGGAAGAACTTGACTAAGATAGCAGAGGACATGTCCAACCCGTGGATGGTCCTGTGAGACTTTAATGATATTTTGAATccgaaagagagagtggggaAGACAGTTAGACCGAGTAAGTCAAGGGCCTTTAGAGAATGTGTAGAAGCTTGTAGATTTGAAGATATCAAATTTATTGGCTCCTTTTATACATGGTCAAACAAGCAAGGATGGAAAACAAGGATTCACTCGAAGATTAATAGAGTGATGGCTAATCAAGAATGGTTGGGTAGATTTGACAATGCAGAAGTAGTCTTCTTAACGGATGTCAATTTGATCATACGCCAGCAATATTATCTGTGTATCCGGAGGTGCAGTTGGGAAAAAAAACCATTTAGGTATTTCCAAATGTGGAAGAATGTTAAAGGGTATGAAGAGAAAGTGAAAAGATGttggcttaaaaaaattaagggaACTCCTATGTACAAGCTGGTTGGGAGATTAAAAAAGCTGAAAAGTATCTTTAAGAAGATGAATAGAGAGGACATGGGAGATATAAATGCAGTAGAGATTCAAGCATTTCAAGAATTATGCAAATGTCAAACTGAGCTCCAAAAATAGCCACTAAATGAAGTCCTATGCCAGCAAGAATTAGAGGCTCAAAGGAGATATAAAGAGATTCATGTCTCTTATTTATCTTTCTTGCACCAGAAAGCAAAGATGCATTGGCTAAAAGAAGGGGATGATAACACGGCTCTATTTCATGCTAGCTTGAGAGCTAGAAGAAGTGTCAACCGAATATGCTCTATTGAAAACATGGCAGGTGACTGGGTGGATGAGTCAAACCAGGTGAATGATGCTTTCCTGCAATTCTATATGAATTTGTTGGGATATAAAATGATTGAACGGAACTCTGTGAACGAGAAGGTGGTAAAGCAGGGGCCTATTTTAACAGAGCAGCAGCAAAAATTCTTAAACCAtccttttaatattgatgatgtTAAAGAGGCTTTGTTTAGCATTCCAGAAAGAAAATCACCAGAACTAGATGGGTTCAGTAGTTACTTTTTTCAAGATAATTGGGATCTAGTCAAAGAAGATGTCTGCCAAGCGATTTTATCCTTTCTACATTCGGGGAAGCTACTTAGGGAATTGAACTCAACTACTATCACACTTATCCCGAAAGTAAAATGCCCGAGCAATGTAAGTGATTTCCTGCCAACTGCTTGTTGTAATGTCATATATAAAGTTGCAACTAAGATGATTTGTGGTAGATTGAGATTGATCCTGCCTCACATTATATCCCAGAATCAAAGTAGTTTTGTACAGGGGAGatatataacatataatataatgaTTTGCCAGGATTTGGTAAAGCATCATAGAAGGAAAGGAACTAGACTGAACTGCATGATTAAACTTGACTTGAGGAAGGCGTATGATACTCTAGAATGGGACTTCATTGAAGAAATGCTCAAGGCACTTAACTTTCCACAGAAATTCATTCAGTAAGTAATAATTTGTATAAGAACATCTAGATTCAGCCTGTTCTTCAATGGCTCGATGCATGGTTACTTTGAGACTAAAAGGGGCATTCGTCAGGAAGACCCAATGTCTCCTCTAATCTTTGCGCTGGCTATGGAATACTTGTCTAGAGTACTAACTCGAGTTGGGCATATGGAGGATTTTAAGTTCCATGATAGATGTTCGGATTTGAAGCTGAATCATCTATGTTTTGTAGATGATGTGCTATTGTTCTATCATGGGGACTTTAAATCAATTTATTATCTACTACAGGGATTGAAATTGTTTTCAGAGTCATCTGGATTGAAATCAAGTGAGGACAAATCAGCCTTTTACTATTGTGGTATGGAAGATTCTGAAGCTCGGAGGGTTGTGGATGCatctattgggttttatgccctaaataaaacttcatttcaatgtaatctattttattcaacatcaataaagaaacagaagtatttttcattcatttatgtatgttttggttcactttatcaattgcttgtctatttgatttataaattcatcttaaacccttttcacatacttgatcctgtttattgtgttgtcatcacattggaaagtaaacatgactatgtgaataaagtttcctagatttatcagacacaggggttttactgatatgataatctacaacaagagtttacttgcatttggaaaaatgctatgttctttccagaacattggttaaagtaaagctcaggttggatgcatggagtatgcatcggaagggaccgatattgaactttgacttagatttaattaaacttacca is part of the Cannabis sativa cultivar Pink pepper isolate KNU-18-1 chromosome 5, ASM2916894v1, whole genome shotgun sequence genome and encodes:
- the LOC133038353 gene encoding uncharacterized protein LOC133038353; translated protein: MICRFLTRASQLFGRKKREVSDVVARQAKEIEQLKAEVQSLKQQRNAAEQEEEGEVAGEAYVPQPYAPQDEVQPQIYAEEFISLNDQGILYNFDDHAALNQQVHLCSDNIDNIVARGYLYEHVGKIKVHCQDYDDSHARIMVSEILQEDAEIPVPLEEFRYVRDVYQMFLPWPKHLILTTEGPLAQPPSRRDASKGKAPMLSPQSRGAREDELFTEEKMALIPNSLKWMIHEFLRLKDKRDIITISVPRGFIAPRTQIILSGEDLQQVATCNYIGNQGMLFGMMHIWESINGLRKIFKFYDPET
- the LOC133037647 gene encoding uncharacterized protein LOC133037647; this encodes MNSNHQMFFIPWNIGMHWTLVVVAPKKIIHLNPLKGRPIPEEIEQMIGRAFMYIGDAHQYLGPWQGIAQANCPRQPKSQECGFYVLKYMTDIVARANPNRYIEDQKAFGGKKQYDPKTEILPLQRKWIEQLMAVIHGDD